In Candidatus Eisenbacteria bacterium, one genomic interval encodes:
- a CDS encoding DNA polymerase ligase N-terminal domain-containing protein — translation MSPSRKTQLEDYRKKRDPARTPEPFGDAAEAPPRQPDGPVSAPGAGFPVAKEAAAALFTHGPRPRFVVQKHWARNMHYDLRLELDGTLKSWAVPKGPSTKAEEKRLAVHVEDHPVEYGKFEG, via the coding sequence GTGAGTCCCTCCCGGAAGACCCAGCTCGAGGATTATCGAAAGAAGCGTGACCCGGCGCGGACCCCGGAGCCGTTCGGGGACGCGGCGGAGGCTCCTCCCAGGCAGCCCGATGGGCCCGTCTCGGCGCCGGGCGCCGGGTTCCCGGTCGCCAAAGAGGCTGCGGCTGCCCTGTTCACGCACGGTCCTCGTCCCCGGTTCGTGGTCCAGAAGCACTGGGCCAGGAACATGCACTACGACCTCCGGCTCGAGCTCGATGGGACGCTGAAGAGCTGGGCGGTCCCCAAGGGGCCATCGACGAAGGCCGAGGAGAAGCGGCTCGCGGTCCATGTCGAGGACCATCCGGTCGAGTACGGCAAGTTCGAGGGCA